One Cryptomeria japonica chromosome 9, Sugi_1.0, whole genome shotgun sequence genomic window carries:
- the LOC131079577 gene encoding DELLA protein GAI, giving the protein MDPGSGSGARAGLCSNRINGAPMYPCNGSGGKFESEIDGLLANAGYTVRASELAHVAQRLERLESVMGAVQDPGLSHLASEAVHYNPSDLAGWIESMLGELNPGLLDAGAVFRSQPPPPPAPAPGPAPVAGSGSGSGSAPFSDNSRLVGHAPLSEMDMDMALMADYGVNGGLQFNGNPHLPRAFTAEVPAAGVFSSVGEQQRRGMPNLVSAKHHRLGFQSAACEGDDEGSSVTQWGPVQQVPAVVNGDEGAQESGIRLVHLLMACAEAIQRNDLKMASSMVQEIRMMMRNPSGAMGKVASHFVEALARRIYGLNSPESSVGQADAQSELLYHHFYETCPYLKFAHFTANQAILEAVEGHDRIHVIDFNLMHGLQWPALIQALALRAGGPPFLRLTGIGPRQPDGRDVLQEIGMKLAQLAESVNVEFDFRGVMADKLDDVKPWMLQLRAGEVIAVNSIFQLHRLLYNDPSGSSPIDAVLKSVRSLKPKIVTVVEQEANNNAPLFLDRFTEALHYYSTMFDSLEACNLPPHSTEKLLAEMYIEKEICNIVACEGPFRVERHEPLSQWRMRLGSAGFRPAHLGSNAFKQASMLLTLFSGEGFTVEENNGSLTLGWHSRPLISASAWQGI; this is encoded by the coding sequence ATGGATCCTGGTTCTGGTTCTGGTGCAAGAGCCGGCCTGTGTTCGAATCGCATCAACGGTGCTCCTATGTATCCCTGTAATGGTTCTGGTGGGAAGTTCGAATCGGAGATTGATGGGCTGCTTGCAAACGCTGGGTATACTGTCAGGGCCTCTGAGTTGGCTCATGTAGCGCAGCGCCTGGAGCGGCTGGAAAGCGTTATGGGAGCAGTTCAGGACCCTGGATTGTCTCATCTCGCATCCGAGGCTGTTCATTATAATCCTTCGGACTTGGCCGGATGGATCGAGTCCATGCTCGGGGAGCTTAATCCAGGTCTGCTCGATGCCGGCGCCGTATTCCGCTCACAGCCGCCCCCTCCCCCCGCCCCTGCTCCTGGTCCTGCCCCTGTTGCTGGTTCTGGTTCTGGTTCTGGTTCTGCCCCTTTTAGCGACAATAGTCGACTTGTAGGTCACGCGCCTCTTTCCGAAATGGATATGGACATGGCGTTAATGGCGGATTACGGCGTTAATGGGGGTTTGCAATTCAATGGTAACCCCCACCTTCCACGGGCTTTTACTGCTGAAGTGCCTGCTGCGGGTGTTTTCTCCTCTGTTGGCGAGCAGCAAAGGCGGGGCATGCCCAATCTGGTCTCAGCTAAACATCATCGGCTAGGGTTTCAATCTGCCGCCTGCGAGGGCGACGATGAGGGTTCGAGTGTGACGCAGTGGGGGCCCGTACAGCAGGTGCCGGCCGTGGTTAATGGCGATGAGGGCGCGCAGGAATCGGGCATTCGTCTTGTGCATCTGCTCATGGCCTGCGCTGAGGCGATTCAGCGAAACGATTTGAAGATGGCAAGCAGCATGGTGCAGGAGATTCGAATGATGATGAGAAACCCTAGTGGAGCGATGGGGAAAGTGGCGTCGCACTTCGTGGAGGCCCTGGCGAGGCGGATTTATGGACTCAATAGCCCCGAATCGAGCGTTGGCCAGGCCGATGCACAATCCGAGCTTCTGTACCACCATTTCTACGAGACCTGCCCTTATTTGAAGTTCGCTCATTTTACGGCTAACCAGGCGATTCTGGAAGCGGTGGAAGGGCACGACAGAATCCATGTGATCGACTTCAATCTGATGCATGGATTACAGTGGCCGGCGCTGATCCAGGCACTGGCTCTCAGGGCCGGGGGCCCGCCCTTTCTCAGGCTCACCGGCATCGGACCACGCCAGCCGGACGGCCGAGACGTCCTGCAAGAAATAGGCATGAAGCTTGCTCAGTTAGCCGAATCGGTCAATGTTGAGTTCGATTTCAGAGGCGTAATGGCCGATAAGCTGGACGATGTGAAACCCTGGATGCTACAGCTCAGGGCCGGAGAAGTTATTGCCGTCAATTCCATTTTCCAGCTTCATCGTCTACTGTACAATGACCCTTCCGGATCGTCCCCCATTGATGCCGTGCTCAAGTCCGTGAGGAGCCTAAAGCCCAAAATTGTGACAGTCGTTGAGCAGGAGGCCAATAACAACGCTCCTTTGTTTCTGGACAGGTTCACGGAAGCTTTACACTATTATTCTACCATGTTTGATTCTCTCGAAGCTTGCAATCTTCCACCTCACAGCACCGAGAAACTTCTGGCAGAAATGTATATTGAGAAAGAGATCTGCAACATAGTGGCCTGCGAAGGCCCCTTCCGAGTAGAAAGACATGAACCTCTTTCACAATGGAGAATGCGGCTTGGCAGCGCCGGCTTCAGGCCGGCACACTTGGGATCCAACGCCTTCAAACAGGCCAGTATGCTTTTGACCCTCTTCTCTGGCGAGGGCTTCACTGTAGAAGAAAATAATGGATCTCTGACGCTCGGCTGGCACAGCCGACCTCTCATCTCTGCCTCCGCGTGGCAAGGCATTTAG